Genomic segment of Hydractinia symbiolongicarpus strain clone_291-10 chromosome 5, HSymV2.1, whole genome shotgun sequence:
TTTGTATTTGTCACGTGTACAAACAAAGGTCCGGagcaaaaaaaaagagaattcaCATGAGCACAAAAtgcttttcatttttctttctttaaaagaaaaagtaaatcgTTAACAAATAATTAAGGCGCCTATAATATATCTCCTTTGTTGTTTTTCCACACATGTATTCCATATTTAGAATGCTAAGATATTCTTTCATTTTATTTCCCAGGAGGCTTCAACGACTTCTGCGAGACGTACCCCATTCATTGTGAGTTTGATTATCCAGTCGATATTCCGAATCCGTTTCAAATATCAATCGGCAGCCAGCTTGCTGTTGATCCGACCGACAAAATTGATGGTACGCCAGACGACGATGCGTGCCCTGTGGCTATCCTACCGTTCGTGTACCTGGGAAATGCATATCATTCATCGCAAAAAGAACTTCTGAAAAAACTTGGAATTACCGCTATTTTAAATGTTTCGCGAGTTTGCCCGGTGTTGTTTCCAAATTCTTTCGAGTACAAAACGATATCAATCGGCGATAATGCAACTGAAAATATAAGTTGCCATTTCGACGAATCCATCAAATTTATAGGTATGTCGTCTTCAttgttcaaatttttatttttgtgaaaacaacGAATCAGTCTTTTTTCCCGAAGTTTGTTTTTAAGTAGTGtgtaattttatttgtttaaatctTTAGATGATGTTAAGTCAAAGAATGGCAAAGTTTTAGTTCACTGTCGCGCTGGTATATCGAGATCAGCAACGATTTGTATCGCGTACTTAATGCGAAAATGTGGCTACACATTGGACGAAGCTTACGACTTCACGAAAAAGAAGCGCTCGAATATATCACCTAACTTTAACTTTCTTGGACAGTTACTCACGCTGGAAAGTGAAGTTTTATCAGCGAAAAAACTCGAAGTTAAAAGCGCAGTGACTAATTCCGCGCTGTCGCTTTCAATCGAACCAAAAAGAGTACCTCTGACCAGTGGGATTGTCACAAATTCCATTTTCACATACTCACCAAAGAcgtgtattaatttttttggattttcgTCACCTAGCAATCTATCGCCGTCAACGTATCGAGTTCTGTTGACGCCCACATAAGGAtacaaaaaaagtgaaaatattaatgttttttatttttatatttattaaaaatattttgtacagAACATGtaaatattgaagaaaaaagaaaagttgcgttttacaaaataataatgtattttttttccttattaGGAAGCAAGCGGTCAGCTTTTGTCAGAATATATATCTcgctaaatattaaaaaatgttatgcGTCACAATATGTCAAACTGAAGTACGACAGCTGTGAAAAAACCGCAATTCTGCCGTTCGGAACAAACACGTGATTTCTATTCTAGGCAAATTATTCTAAGAACGCCAGCAAAAACAAAGTCAACATTCATACGTTTCGGTAGAGGTTTGTCAGTACTGTAAACAGATGATAAAAATAGGTGTTTTCCATGTTACAAAAACTctaaaatttatactttttaacATTTGTCGGATATTTTTTTGCTCGTTCCAATATTTTCAGCAGCGTTTTAACGTCATTGATACCATCCTCGCGTAATTTCACAGTAGCTAATTCCTTTTGTGTGCGTGTTGTACCAAATTTCGGGCTGCGCTCAGTACTTCTATTCAATGTATAATCATTCTTAGCTGTGAATAACTGATTACAATCACGTTGAAACATCCGCACAGCTTTCTGCAACCCAACAGAATATCGGCCAGTGCTTGGCAATAACAAACTGTAGAAACCGAGGCTTTTTAATGAATcctaaatatgaaaataatcaAGACATTATTCTATTTCCAATGCGCGGTTCTGTGTTTTGATTTTCAATGTTGATTTTAACCGGACGGTATTACACAAGTTCATGTTGCAACAAAAGTTGATTAGTATCACCATCCTGCGACAGAAGCATAAGTTTTCACCAAAGCAACCAAATTTTATGTTAAATTTCATTGGATGAATTAACCACTACAGGGAATGGAAATGAATAATAGTTGTCGGTGGCTAAATCTGAATTTCCTTTTCGCAgttgtaaagaaaacaaaaataacaaaaaatatatataaacggTAAAAATATAGTACTATACAATGTTAAGATGATGCTATACTGTGTTGGGCTGCGTTTAATCTCCAATAAATTAAAAACGTGTTAAGTTGCATGGCAACGACAAAATTGTGTCATTCATGACGTCACAATATTATGCAatgtatacataaaaaacaaagcCTATGATGACGCATATGTAAGTACGGAGTGTAAAGTTCGATCaagaaaaagaaacattaaGAAAACGGAGATTACAAGTCAAtaataaactttatttatttattagtttttaaacaaaacaagtttCATTACTGATAGACTGTTGACACGTTTTCAACAATCAACCAAACAAACAATTTTCACCCCTCAAAGATACCTGCGCAACAGCGCACGATTTTTATACGAGACTGTTTTCTGTTGTATGTATAGGTTCCCTAATGTTGAAATTTTCTCAGTCTGCTAAAGTTTTGTTGGAAATTTGGCCTGTCTAAGCCTAAGGTTTCTTATACAttgctttcttaaaaaaacgtgtattctAACACACAATTCGTCAGACAAAACCACTCGTCATATAAACTTCTCGCCACCACCGAAAAAATCGTCACTTCTGCCGACAAATTTTTCCCGATAAGGAAGGTCCTTATCAGGTAATACATTTTGTTACAACAAAGTGACGAAATGCAAAAATAATAAACGATTTTTAGTTTGTTATTCCAATTTCCAATTTGTACAATGCTACTTGCATTTGTAAGTAGAAACCTAAAGATGTTTTCCGTTACACTGATTCAAACTAAAAGTTTTGAATGAGAAGAGCTTTAGTGTCGTGTAAAAAGtacacattttttaatgtgAAGTACGTTAAAGAAGATCGCAgttttaagcatattaaaccgCCTATAGGCCATCGTATTTAACCTAGGAATTCATTGATTCCCTTCTTGTACCCTAGTAGCTTAGCTCTATATATCACACCTTTGATCGACGTGGTTTGTGATTCTAGCAGTACGTTTTCCTTTCCTGTTCGTCAAATTCCTGTGCCTCACCCCCACCTATCATTAATAACTACATGAAAAAACCGATTCATTTGTTAAGCTTTTTGTGATGGATATGAATTTATttgtaaaagat
This window contains:
- the LOC130644859 gene encoding dual specificity protein phosphatase 1-like, translating into MKMLAKRVCLAVDSQIIAESSDKSRILLDVREPSSYGKSHIKTSVNLLTSNLILRRLQRGSLTIKSLMPESVVTELETDMYRDTIVIYDESSTTDNESRRISVIGSALKKDFPKMNIFFLDGGFNDFCETYPIHCEFDYPVDIPNPFQISIGSQLAVDPTDKIDGTPDDDACPVAILPFVYLGNAYHSSQKELLKKLGITAILNVSRVCPVLFPNSFEYKTISIGDNATENISCHFDESIKFIDDVKSKNGKVLVHCRAGISRSATICIAYLMRKCGYTLDEAYDFTKKKRSNISPNFNFLGQLLTLESEVLSAKKLEVKSAVTNSALSLSIEPKRVPLTSGIVTNSIFTYSPKTCINFFGFSSPSNLSPSTYRVLLTPT